Genomic DNA from Acidobacteriota bacterium:
CATCTCTCGAAGATCGCTGTCAAGGCTGGACAGAAGGTCAAACGGGGCGACACCATCGGCTACGTCGGATCGACCGGACGTTCCACCGGACCCCATCTCCACTACGAGGTTCGTGTCAACGGACAGCCGGTCAATCCGCTCGAGTACATCCTCGACGCGTTCTGAGAACCAGGTTCGAGGATCGGGGTGTGAGGTTTGAGGTGCGTTGGGCAGCCTTCCAACTAAGCTCCACCCCTCCGTTATCGTCTGCGTCCTTCGTGATCTTGCAGTGCCGCGGCTGCGGCCAGTCGTGAAGGACGGGAATGATCGCAACCGTCGCGAGCGCGGCAAGCGGGCGAATTCGATTCCGTCTCTCCAACCTCTAACCTCCAACCTCCAACTTTTTACGGCTGATCGACGGTGCCGGCCGGCGTCCAGGGACCGCAGCGCGCAATCCGTCCGGCGGTCCGCAGCCCGCCGACGAGCGCTCCATTCCTCCGAATCGTCTTCAGGCCGTAGAGCGAGCACGTCGGTTCGAAGCGGCAGTTGACGCGGCCTCTGAGGCGGGGGGAGACGGCGGAGCGATATCCTTCGATGACCGTGATGGCTGCGGCCGTTGTGATCTCGCGATGCCGCGGCTGCGGCCAGTCGTGAAGGACGAGAATGAAGGCAATCGTCGCGAGCACGACCAGCGGGCGAAATCGATTCCGACCCTTAACCCCCAACCTCGAACCTCAAGCCTCCAACCTCCAACCCTAAAACCGCAGCAGCGCTGCAACCCCATCGTGCCGGTCGAGCACCTCGTGCGAGTCGGAGAACGACACGCGGGCATTGTCGGCATGCACGCTGGAGATGAGCTGTTCGACCAGATCGACCGTGACCACACC
This window encodes:
- the yidD gene encoding membrane protein insertion efficiency factor YidD; translated protein: MTVIEGYRSAVSPRLRGRVNCRFEPTCSLYGLKTIRRNGALVGGLRTAGRIARCGPWTPAGTVDQP